From a region of the Corallococcus coralloides DSM 2259 genome:
- a CDS encoding ABC transporter substrate-binding protein translates to MEVLSASRRALVAALALTLTACPKTPSRTDSRDDTSGGDSTQPNRPRVEVKQDATANAALAQARTQAQANPDKKQAAEAYLSVRKAYPATTAGQDALYNAGVLYFEAKDYANARKTFNELLFENPLHAQAEDAKHKLAVSAMEVGAYRDAYQTLTSLAERAEGAEKEQLLKEAARAAEGAGLYTQALSSAVKEAGDARTEEEKAAAVKKVEQLVEGRASFLDIARVQEGLSPSNPAWPVLQFKLARIYYHLRDWTRLEETLQTYLREAPNSTFAPQAKELLARATRRVEVRPRTVAVLLPMTGRYQPIGEAVLRGVKLGLQGSDIELVVKDTQGDVNKTGTAMEQLAFDDGAIAALGPLLVDDTKRAALLAEELQVPLLTLSRQEGITDIGPYVFRNMLTNSAQARAIADYAMNVKGYKRFAVLYPNIPYGVELANEFWDDVVSRGGAVRGAESYSYDQTTFTSEAKRLVGRYYLEDRGDYAEAVRDVQGENITDAYRRRKAMEKARSGVEPIIDFEGLFIPDDWRRVSLVTPALAVEDIVTNACDPRDLERIRKTTGKKDLKTVTLFGTNQWSSPKGRSGLPELLERGGKFVTCSVYVDGFFVDSQRPATQKFVKSYRDAYKETGRDPGLLEAIGYDSARMVRQVLDKQRPNTRAAMREALAGLKDFDGATGRTSFNDKREADKQLFLLSVDNKGVNEINVDKEKAAVRGSGS, encoded by the coding sequence ATGGAAGTCCTCTCCGCATCGCGCCGCGCGCTCGTCGCCGCGCTGGCCCTGACGTTGACCGCCTGCCCCAAGACGCCTTCCCGCACCGACAGCCGGGACGACACCTCCGGGGGCGACTCCACCCAGCCCAACCGGCCGCGCGTGGAGGTGAAGCAGGACGCCACCGCGAACGCCGCGCTCGCGCAGGCCCGCACCCAGGCGCAGGCGAACCCGGACAAGAAGCAGGCCGCGGAGGCCTACCTGTCCGTGCGCAAGGCGTACCCCGCCACCACCGCCGGCCAGGACGCGCTCTACAACGCGGGCGTCCTCTACTTCGAGGCGAAGGACTACGCGAACGCGCGCAAGACCTTCAACGAGCTGCTCTTCGAGAACCCCCTCCACGCCCAGGCCGAGGACGCCAAGCACAAGCTCGCCGTCTCCGCCATGGAGGTGGGCGCCTACCGCGACGCGTACCAGACGCTCACCAGCCTGGCCGAGCGCGCGGAGGGCGCGGAGAAGGAGCAGCTGCTGAAGGAGGCCGCGCGCGCGGCGGAAGGCGCGGGCCTGTACACGCAGGCGCTGTCCTCCGCGGTCAAGGAGGCGGGCGACGCTCGGACGGAGGAGGAGAAGGCCGCCGCGGTGAAGAAGGTGGAGCAGCTGGTGGAGGGCCGCGCCAGCTTCCTCGACATCGCCCGCGTGCAGGAGGGGCTGTCCCCGTCCAACCCCGCGTGGCCGGTGCTCCAGTTCAAGCTGGCGCGCATCTACTACCACCTGCGCGACTGGACCCGCCTGGAGGAGACGCTCCAGACGTACCTGCGCGAAGCGCCCAACAGCACCTTCGCGCCGCAGGCCAAGGAGCTGCTCGCGCGCGCCACCCGCCGCGTGGAGGTGCGTCCGCGCACCGTGGCGGTGCTCTTGCCCATGACGGGCCGCTACCAGCCCATCGGCGAGGCGGTGCTGCGCGGCGTGAAGCTGGGCCTGCAGGGCAGCGACATCGAGCTGGTGGTGAAGGACACGCAGGGCGACGTCAACAAGACGGGCACCGCGATGGAGCAGCTGGCCTTCGACGACGGCGCCATCGCGGCCCTGGGCCCGCTGCTGGTGGATGACACCAAGCGCGCGGCGCTGCTGGCGGAGGAGCTCCAGGTGCCGCTGCTGACGCTGAGCCGTCAGGAGGGCATCACGGACATTGGCCCGTACGTCTTCCGCAACATGCTGACGAACTCCGCGCAGGCGCGCGCCATCGCGGACTACGCGATGAACGTGAAGGGCTACAAGCGCTTCGCGGTGCTCTACCCGAACATCCCCTACGGGGTGGAGCTGGCGAACGAGTTCTGGGACGACGTGGTGTCGCGCGGCGGCGCGGTGCGCGGCGCGGAGTCGTACTCCTACGACCAGACCACGTTCACCAGCGAGGCCAAGCGCCTGGTGGGCCGCTACTACCTGGAGGACCGCGGCGACTACGCGGAGGCCGTGCGCGACGTGCAGGGTGAGAACATCACGGACGCGTACCGCCGCCGCAAGGCGATGGAGAAGGCCCGCAGCGGCGTGGAGCCCATCATCGACTTCGAGGGCCTCTTCATCCCGGACGACTGGCGCCGGGTGAGCCTGGTGACGCCCGCGCTCGCGGTGGAGGACATCGTCACCAACGCGTGCGATCCGCGCGACCTGGAGCGCATCCGCAAGACGACGGGCAAGAAGGACCTGAAGACCGTCACGCTCTTCGGCACCAACCAGTGGTCCAGCCCCAAGGGCCGCTCGGGTCTGCCGGAGCTCTTGGAGCGCGGCGGCAAGTTCGTCACCTGCTCGGTGTACGTGGACGGCTTCTTCGTGGACTCGCAGCGGCCGGCGACGCAGAAGTTCGTGAAGAGCTACCGCGACGCGTACAAGGAGACGGGCCGCGACCCGGGCCTGCTGGAGGCCATCGGCTACGACTCGGCGCGCATGGTGCGGCAGGTGCTGGACAAGCAGCGGCCCAACACGCGCGCGGCGATGCGTGAAGCCCTGGCGGGGCTGAAGGACTTCGACGGCGCCACCGGCCGCACCTCGTTCAACGACAAGCGTGAAGCGGACAAGCAGCTGTTCCTCTTGTCCGTGGACAACAAGGGCGTGAACGAGATCAACGTCGACAAGGAGAAGGCCGCCGTCCGCGGCTCGGGTTCATGA
- a CDS encoding WD40 repeat domain-containing protein, which produces MSPRTGGFVLAGVLTLTGCAHTAAGLAPDTQGRLESTPGAFLSGAVEGFDGEPTVLNRKDFIWALDFAPRGQRVAYTRLGDKAYHVSIWDLAKSGGSGAPMMRADPSVNIQQYDLEGVTFSPDGARVATVSRSGAVQLFDAATGSQVGALATEEPLVSVAFHPDGKWLAVGSAQGLVSLLSVPELSFGAEARLHAGPVSALAFAADGTLYSGGWDKHVRASDTPEQTLKPDVARTHFERRGGFAAVQGRVDSGPPVVLALDSRTPVVVLTTAAATASGIDVAFLKDTVTVPGALGNTVARLSRGRTLRFKQLTLPGVDVAVCDACVPQGSQGVLGAPFAERVDTVFDETTAEAVLTLKGGVPEGATATTARTLTPRLDFTFPAHVNDVTVDAWGKRLGVAFSQEKAERNRTVYERERKGIQEPQGPWNAGALVDAASGQVLHKWELHHGVVSTAAISPDGRSLVSGGWDRRVYLFAEGAPEAKGELEFGWSVRRVRFSPEGHQVGVGAWTPQKATGSQESDPSAVVVGVRYASPTVETRAAQ; this is translated from the coding sequence ATGAGCCCTCGCACCGGGGGCTTCGTGCTCGCGGGCGTGCTGACGCTCACGGGCTGCGCGCACACGGCCGCGGGCCTGGCGCCGGACACGCAGGGCCGGTTGGAGTCCACGCCCGGAGCCTTCCTCTCCGGCGCGGTGGAGGGCTTCGACGGGGAGCCCACCGTGCTCAACCGCAAGGACTTCATCTGGGCGCTGGACTTCGCGCCGCGCGGCCAGCGCGTGGCGTACACGCGCCTGGGGGACAAGGCGTACCACGTCTCCATCTGGGACCTGGCGAAGTCCGGGGGCTCCGGCGCGCCGATGATGCGCGCGGATCCGTCGGTCAACATCCAGCAGTACGACCTGGAGGGCGTGACCTTCTCGCCAGATGGCGCGCGCGTGGCCACGGTGAGCCGCAGCGGCGCGGTGCAGCTCTTCGACGCGGCGACGGGCTCTCAGGTGGGGGCGCTCGCCACGGAGGAGCCGCTGGTGTCGGTGGCCTTCCATCCGGACGGCAAGTGGCTGGCGGTGGGCAGCGCGCAGGGGCTGGTGTCCCTGCTGTCCGTGCCGGAGCTCTCGTTCGGCGCGGAGGCGCGGCTGCACGCGGGGCCGGTGAGCGCGCTGGCGTTCGCGGCGGACGGGACGCTGTACTCGGGCGGCTGGGACAAGCACGTGCGCGCGTCGGACACGCCCGAGCAGACGCTGAAGCCAGACGTGGCGCGCACGCACTTCGAGCGGCGCGGCGGGTTCGCGGCGGTGCAGGGCCGCGTGGACAGCGGGCCGCCGGTGGTGCTGGCGCTGGACTCGCGCACGCCGGTGGTGGTGCTGACCACGGCGGCGGCCACGGCGTCCGGCATCGACGTGGCGTTCCTGAAGGACACCGTCACCGTGCCGGGCGCGCTGGGCAACACCGTGGCGCGGCTGTCGCGCGGGCGCACGCTGCGCTTCAAGCAGCTGACGCTGCCGGGCGTGGACGTGGCGGTGTGCGACGCGTGCGTGCCGCAGGGCAGCCAGGGCGTGCTGGGCGCGCCCTTCGCCGAGCGCGTGGACACGGTCTTCGACGAGACGACGGCGGAGGCCGTGCTCACGCTCAAGGGCGGCGTTCCGGAAGGGGCGACCGCGACGACGGCGCGGACGCTCACGCCGCGCCTGGACTTCACCTTCCCGGCGCACGTCAACGACGTCACCGTGGACGCGTGGGGAAAGCGGCTGGGCGTGGCCTTCAGCCAGGAGAAGGCGGAGCGCAACCGCACGGTGTACGAGCGCGAGCGCAAGGGCATCCAGGAGCCCCAGGGCCCGTGGAACGCGGGCGCGCTGGTGGACGCGGCCTCCGGGCAGGTGCTGCACAAGTGGGAGTTGCACCACGGCGTGGTGTCCACCGCGGCCATCTCGCCGGATGGGCGCTCGCTGGTGTCGGGCGGATGGGACCGGCGCGTGTATCTCTTCGCCGAGGGCGCGCCGGAAGCGAAGGGCGAGCTGGAGTTCGGCTGGTCCGTGCGGCGCGTGCGCTTCTCCCCGGAGGGGCATCAGGTGGGCGTGGGCGCATGGACGCCGCAGAAGGCCACCGGAAGCCAGGAGAGCGACCCTTCGGCGGTGGTGGTGGGCGTGCGCTACGCGTCTCCCACCGTCGAGACGCGAGCGGCTCAGTAG